From the Spartinivicinus poritis genome, one window contains:
- a CDS encoding ABC transporter substrate-binding protein, translating into MDIIRRLGLLGLLVAISQVVIAKNNTKTVVVYSVTSFSKQASKAFRKATGIKVHVLERSGSGATLARITGERLNPKADVWIGGSLGAHAQAAFNGLTEPYRPNNFDELDPGFRDPLGNNRVTGLYTGVLGFIVNYDVLKEKQLPTPDSWQSLLESQYHGLIGMKSPLVSGTAYTTLATLVQMMGEDAAFSYLKKLYHNLSGYTHSHTRLTSQGKLGITITFLHEAIEEKHKFPEKNIDTIIPKEGTGYEIGGLSLIKSGPNPIAAKHFINFILSEKGQILFNQTNYQFPVNVKVQKFSKAPKIDKRKLINFNFAWSGKNRQRLIDLYKQEVLANPNKAKLNY; encoded by the coding sequence GTGGATATAATCAGGCGCTTAGGCTTGCTTGGCCTTTTAGTTGCTATTTCACAAGTAGTGATTGCAAAAAACAATACAAAAACAGTTGTTGTATACTCAGTGACGAGCTTTAGTAAACAAGCGAGTAAAGCGTTTAGAAAAGCCACTGGTATTAAAGTACATGTTTTAGAGAGATCAGGAAGTGGAGCAACTCTGGCACGAATCACAGGAGAACGACTAAATCCTAAAGCCGATGTGTGGATAGGTGGTAGTCTAGGGGCGCATGCACAAGCAGCATTTAACGGTTTAACCGAACCTTATCGGCCAAACAATTTTGATGAACTGGACCCAGGATTTCGTGACCCTTTAGGCAATAATCGGGTAACTGGCCTATATACCGGTGTACTAGGATTTATTGTCAATTATGATGTGCTAAAAGAAAAGCAACTCCCCACCCCTGATAGTTGGCAATCACTACTAGAGAGTCAGTATCACGGTTTGATTGGTATGAAAAGCCCTTTGGTTTCAGGAACAGCCTATACTACACTCGCTACCTTAGTTCAAATGATGGGAGAAGATGCTGCATTCAGTTATCTAAAAAAACTCTACCATAATCTTTCTGGATACACCCACTCACATACAAGGCTCACTTCTCAGGGCAAACTAGGGATTACAATTACCTTTCTTCACGAAGCCATTGAGGAAAAGCACAAATTTCCAGAAAAAAATATTGATACGATCATCCCAAAAGAAGGTACTGGATATGAAATAGGCGGTTTAAGTCTCATCAAAAGTGGTCCTAACCCAATAGCCGCTAAACACTTTATTAATTTCATCCTCTCAGAAAAAGGCCAAATCCTATTCAATCAAACTAACTATCAATTTCCAGTTAATGTAAAAGTTCAAAAATTCTCCAAAGCACCCAAAATTGATAAACGTAAACTAATAAACTTTAATTTTGCTTGGTCTGGTAAAAACCGCCAACGTCTTATCGATTTATATAAACAAGAAGTATTAGCTAACCCAAACAAAGCCAAACTCAATTATTAA
- a CDS encoding bifunctional transcriptional activator/DNA repair enzyme AdaA: MLVTDQKTISNYYQALLDREPSYVGIFYVGVKTTSVFCISTCRARKPKLENVEFFTTLKEALDAGYRPCKVCKPAENANEAPKPVEQAIKLVKENPKEKITDWQLREHQISPELVRRWFKKNYGMTFQAYQRMYRINNALQELKDGKTATETAFDAGYDSLSGFGYTYKKFIGKSPKNSTGHDIILISRLTTPLGPMFVCATDQGVCLLEFVDRRMLETEFKDLQQRLKAKIIAGENQHIKQAKQEIAEYFAGERTTFTVTLHTPCTDFQNAVWECLKAIPYGQTCSYQQQAEKINKPKAVRAVATANGCNRIAIIIPCHRVIGKDGKLVGYAGGLERKRWLLEHERKSLNL; encoded by the coding sequence ATGCTAGTAACAGATCAGAAAACAATAAGTAACTACTATCAAGCGCTATTGGATAGAGAGCCAAGCTACGTAGGCATATTTTATGTGGGGGTGAAAACTACATCTGTGTTCTGTATTTCAACCTGTCGAGCGCGCAAGCCCAAGTTAGAAAATGTTGAATTTTTCACCACCTTAAAAGAGGCTTTGGATGCAGGCTACCGACCCTGTAAAGTATGCAAGCCTGCTGAAAATGCTAATGAAGCACCAAAGCCAGTAGAACAAGCAATAAAACTGGTGAAGGAAAATCCCAAGGAAAAAATTACAGACTGGCAACTGCGAGAACATCAAATCAGTCCAGAGCTAGTGAGAAGGTGGTTTAAAAAAAATTATGGGATGACTTTTCAGGCTTATCAACGGATGTATCGAATCAATAATGCGCTTCAAGAATTGAAAGATGGCAAAACCGCAACTGAAACGGCTTTTGATGCAGGGTATGATTCACTTAGCGGTTTCGGTTATACTTATAAAAAATTTATTGGCAAATCGCCTAAAAATAGTACTGGCCATGATATTATTTTAATAAGCCGGTTGACCACACCACTAGGGCCAATGTTTGTTTGTGCAACAGATCAAGGCGTTTGCTTATTAGAATTTGTTGACAGACGCATGTTGGAAACCGAGTTTAAAGATTTACAACAGCGATTAAAAGCGAAAATCATTGCTGGTGAAAATCAACATATTAAACAGGCTAAACAAGAAATAGCTGAATACTTTGCAGGTGAACGAACAACCTTTACCGTTACACTACACACGCCGTGTACTGATTTTCAAAATGCAGTTTGGGAGTGCTTAAAAGCAATACCCTATGGTCAAACCTGTTCTTATCAACAGCAAGCAGAAAAAATAAACAAACCTAAAGCGGTAAGAGCCGTTGCAACCGCTAACGGCTGTAACCGAATAGCGATCATCATCCCTTGTCATCGCGTTATTGGTAAAGATGGTAAACTGGTAGGGTATGCAGGTGGGCTAGAGAGAAAACGTTGGTTATTGGAGCATGAGCGGAAAAGTTTGAATTTATAA
- a CDS encoding DoxX family membrane protein yields the protein MRTAFILRLGLGGWLVVEALIKFLGLLSPSQFADMLGFYLGTAGYINQFFQYFLFQSSWGHLLTPASLLALMAMIELVVGCSLIAGLAVKWNAMLTFFMLVFYVIALPVMTIPNVQLEVAVYTAPAPLVQIREVAMAIAAFVLYKLGPGLYSISNELNGVISEKYWYGLWGKLRYALILPLVVAALFGGFGHIPTFAAPAFLLAALGAALTVDSLKVVRWAAWLAALVFFHYALFMIDWSDNWLKNIYAIRREFGLVSISVALALIKHP from the coding sequence ATGAGAACAGCCTTTATTCTTCGGCTGGGCTTGGGTGGGTGGTTGGTCGTTGAAGCGTTAATTAAGTTTTTAGGACTATTGTCTCCCTCCCAGTTTGCTGACATGTTGGGCTTTTATTTAGGCACAGCAGGTTATATTAATCAATTTTTTCAGTATTTTTTGTTCCAAAGCAGTTGGGGGCACTTGTTAACGCCTGCCAGTTTGCTAGCACTGATGGCAATGATTGAATTAGTTGTTGGTTGCAGTCTGATAGCAGGCTTGGCGGTTAAGTGGAATGCGATGCTGACATTTTTTATGTTAGTTTTTTATGTCATTGCATTGCCTGTTATGACGATTCCTAATGTTCAGCTGGAAGTAGCGGTTTATACAGCTCCAGCCCCTCTTGTACAAATTCGCGAAGTAGCAATGGCAATCGCAGCCTTTGTTTTATATAAGCTAGGGCCAGGGCTCTATAGTATTAGTAATGAGCTGAATGGTGTCATTTCTGAAAAGTACTGGTATGGACTGTGGGGTAAATTACGCTATGCGTTAATTTTGCCACTGGTAGTGGCTGCGTTGTTTGGTGGTTTTGGTCATATACCTACCTTTGCTGCCCCTGCTTTTTTATTAGCTGCGCTGGGTGCTGCTCTCACCGTCGATTCGCTAAAAGTCGTGCGGTGGGCAGCTTGGTTGGCTGCGTTAGTATTCTTTCATTATGCACTGTTTATGATCGACTGGTCGGATAATTGGTTGAAAAATATTTACGCTATTAGGCGGGAGTTTGGCTTAGTGTCAATCAGTGTGGCATTGGCATTGATTAAGCACCCTTAA
- a CDS encoding transporter substrate-binding domain-containing protein, protein MLIQVSSFADIAALGNKGVILTVFGTATSRFLKKRPEKLIIDEAGYTPIDNLKKLVNKRGRFFYYYDYGMLYSIKMGGFKNKVTVLPMSFRKYQHYIIYSKSVAENTIKEVNQIISRMKQSGEMDSVRKKYQ, encoded by the coding sequence ATGTTAATACAAGTTTCTTCATTTGCTGATATTGCTGCATTAGGTAATAAAGGGGTAATTTTAACGGTATTTGGCACAGCCACTTCTCGTTTTCTAAAGAAAAGGCCCGAAAAGTTGATTATTGATGAAGCTGGCTATACACCTATTGATAATTTGAAAAAGCTAGTGAATAAGCGTGGCCGTTTTTTTTACTATTATGATTATGGAATGCTTTATTCAATTAAAATGGGTGGATTTAAAAATAAAGTAACGGTACTGCCAATGTCGTTTAGAAAATATCAGCATTATATTATCTATTCTAAATCGGTAGCAGAAAACACAATTAAGGAAGTCAATCAAATTATCAGCAGGATGAAACAAAGTGGTGAAATGGATAGTGTAAGAAAGAAATATCAATAG
- a CDS encoding cellulase family glycosylhydrolase, protein MTYSVKDLLRPFSWLILLAMALVIAGCKIKPDQPRYITDQHGRSLVLHGLNTSSSAKSAPNRLPWIEEKDVARAANQWGFNFVRFLIFWDRLEPAPGVYDQQYLAEIAERVRWYAKHNMYVLLDMHQDLYALQFGGDGAPEWATVTDGLPVTVRSPWWLTYLELGVTRAFDNFWDGSGSHSYLQQHYANAWQQVAKYFKDSPNVIGYDLMNEPYGGSSVWPLFEPLKLKPFYDRVISRIRAVDNDTWLFIEPQAFGVNFGVASTLGVIDDPRPGSSRIVYAPHFYPVLVHEGAAYKGNVLAFKSWPDARVKELNKMKVPLVVGEFGISPNQEGALRFINDVTTMADHMGASWAFWSNDPGSWAPTDAQGKETVLVDGLVRVYPRAVAGQIVNFLYEPDKKEFTLTFNHNPQITAPTEIYIPAHRHFPNGWQIEVKQGMDQYMTTDWDATKEILKVSFESYQLPRQVTLKINSAG, encoded by the coding sequence ATGACTTACTCTGTAAAGGATTTATTACGACCTTTTAGCTGGTTAATTTTGTTAGCCATGGCTTTAGTGATAGCAGGCTGTAAAATTAAGCCAGATCAGCCCCGTTATATTACGGATCAACATGGCCGTTCCCTGGTATTGCATGGCCTTAATACCAGCAGTAGTGCTAAATCTGCACCCAACCGATTACCTTGGATTGAAGAAAAAGATGTAGCAAGGGCTGCTAATCAGTGGGGCTTTAATTTTGTTCGCTTTTTGATCTTTTGGGATCGCCTAGAGCCAGCGCCAGGTGTTTATGATCAGCAGTATTTAGCTGAAATTGCAGAAAGGGTACGCTGGTATGCTAAGCATAATATGTATGTGTTGTTGGATATGCATCAGGATTTGTATGCATTACAGTTTGGTGGTGATGGTGCACCGGAGTGGGCAACCGTTACGGATGGCTTACCGGTTACGGTTCGTTCACCCTGGTGGTTAACTTACTTAGAGCTGGGGGTTACCAGAGCCTTTGATAATTTCTGGGATGGCTCAGGCAGCCATAGCTATTTACAACAACACTATGCCAATGCCTGGCAGCAGGTCGCGAAATACTTTAAAGACAGCCCAAATGTGATTGGCTATGACCTGATGAATGAGCCTTATGGTGGCAGCTCCGTTTGGCCATTGTTTGAACCACTTAAATTAAAGCCTTTTTATGATCGCGTCATTAGCAGAATTAGGGCAGTAGATAATGACACCTGGTTATTTATTGAGCCACAGGCATTTGGGGTTAATTTCGGAGTAGCTTCTACGTTGGGTGTAATTGACGACCCAAGGCCAGGCAGCTCGCGAATTGTTTATGCACCGCATTTTTATCCCGTTTTGGTCCATGAAGGAGCTGCCTATAAAGGTAATGTATTAGCGTTTAAATCCTGGCCCGATGCGCGTGTAAAAGAGCTGAATAAAATGAAAGTACCTTTGGTAGTGGGTGAGTTTGGTATTAGTCCTAATCAGGAAGGCGCCTTACGTTTTATAAATGATGTGACCACTATGGCGGATCATATGGGAGCCAGTTGGGCATTTTGGTCCAATGACCCAGGCTCATGGGCGCCAACGGATGCTCAGGGCAAGGAAACAGTACTGGTAGATGGTTTGGTTCGGGTATACCCCAGAGCGGTAGCTGGGCAAATTGTTAACTTTTTATATGAGCCGGATAAAAAAGAATTTACCTTAACGTTTAATCACAACCCTCAAATAACTGCGCCAACAGAAATTTATATACCGGCACATCGTCATTTTCCCAATGGCTGGCAAATTGAGGTTAAACAAGGTATGGATCAATATATGACGACAGACTGGGATGCAACCAAAGAAATACTAAAGGTGTCGTTTGAAAGTTACCAGTTACCGAGGCAAGTTACTTTGAAGATTAACTCTGCTGGTTGA
- a CDS encoding ComEC/Rec2 family competence protein, with protein sequence MSTVSVAERIPKNMVGDSLPEWQKGYLDLHHISTGRGDAAFIVLPDGTTLLIDTGDISEARSRTLTARNAKLMPNASKTAGRWVIDYIQQFHPTPKATNIDYAVITHFHEDHMGEIDSTSTLSKLGAFPVSGITEVVETIPVGTFIDRAYPKYSLPEPMKTQLFRQKMLVSEDFDDQSYMKTMEAYWQFLAAHKKQYGMKVQKIAVGSKNQIKLQKAPNDYPGFEIRNIHGNGTAWTGWGQSTFSLIDKGKKPGENNLSIGIRIRYGMFDYYTGGDIAGNDDYGAADFSSEEAKVAPVIGPVDVATLNHHGNSDSQSSYYVRTIRPKVWIQQSWSSDHPGDEVLSRMISTTLYPGERFIFANNLLTATKNVIGSKVNRVYSATHGHIVVRVYDGGNHYQVIILDDSSTKREVLAVFGPFQSR encoded by the coding sequence GTGTCAACAGTTAGTGTGGCAGAACGAATACCAAAAAATATGGTTGGTGACTCTTTACCTGAATGGCAGAAGGGTTATTTAGATTTACATCATATCAGTACGGGCAGGGGGGATGCTGCTTTTATTGTTTTACCTGATGGTACGACTTTATTAATAGATACAGGTGATATTTCAGAGGCCCGATCGCGCACGTTAACAGCGAGAAATGCGAAGTTAATGCCTAATGCTAGTAAAACGGCTGGCAGGTGGGTTATTGATTACATACAGCAGTTTCATCCTACTCCTAAAGCGACCAATATAGATTACGCTGTGATTACGCATTTTCATGAAGACCATATGGGGGAAATTGATTCAACCTCAACCCTATCAAAATTGGGGGCGTTTCCTGTTTCGGGTATAACCGAAGTGGTTGAAACAATACCAGTTGGTACATTCATTGACAGAGCTTATCCTAAATACTCCCTACCTGAGCCAATGAAAACCCAGTTATTTAGGCAAAAAATGCTAGTATCGGAAGACTTTGATGACCAATCGTATATGAAAACGATGGAAGCTTATTGGCAGTTTTTAGCCGCTCATAAAAAGCAATATGGAATGAAGGTGCAAAAAATAGCGGTCGGTTCTAAGAATCAAATCAAGCTACAAAAAGCACCAAATGATTACCCAGGCTTTGAAATTAGAAATATTCATGGTAATGGCACAGCTTGGACAGGTTGGGGGCAATCAACCTTTTCTTTAATTGATAAAGGTAAAAAGCCTGGTGAAAACAACTTGAGTATTGGTATTCGTATCCGCTATGGAATGTTTGATTATTACACAGGAGGTGATATTGCTGGGAATGATGATTATGGAGCAGCTGATTTTTCCAGCGAAGAAGCGAAAGTCGCGCCAGTGATTGGGCCGGTTGACGTAGCGACATTAAATCATCATGGTAATAGTGATTCGCAAAGTAGTTATTATGTACGTACTATCCGCCCAAAGGTATGGATTCAGCAAAGTTGGTCTTCTGATCATCCGGGGGATGAAGTGCTTAGTCGAATGATATCGACAACACTTTATCCTGGTGAGCGTTTTATTTTTGCTAATAACCTATTAACTGCAACAAAAAATGTAATTGGCTCTAAGGTAAATCGAGTATACAGTGCAACCCATGGGCATATAGTGGTCAGAGTTTATGATGGTGGAAATCACTATCAAGTTATTATATTAGATGACTCCAGTACCAAACGTGAGGTGTTGGCTGTATTTGGACCTTTTCAATCTAGATAA
- a CDS encoding ATP-binding protein produces MARKTFDNIKLKSKLIFTYLIIGIVPFVAISLLMLNYFTKNLEQQAFNQLLSLRDIKKSQLTEYFEQVKNQTQYFVGSIDKENMNTTNTRVLQYLIDFREDIKPLATNNQNAYTILQKLYVTGSEDEPTDIQLNRDYYDYTHEEIHPFLKTFVNQFHFDNLYLVTSSGNIVYSVFKETSFGTNLINGKYASSSLGQAFIQVKNAVTNNSAMSHSVFFSDFDQINSNISAFISMPLYEYGKFQGVIIFQLPFSHINNIMSTRSGLGETGETYLVGSDQLMRSEGYRAPRQYSIKSTLDNPASPPIATLPVQTALKGEANILVTTSYLEDEVLSAYTPIDVFGYRWALIAEVSTNEAFATINQLQLLAVFIALVIIIAIIFIGYTIASTIAKPILTLTDAAEKIAAGNLQQAIDIQRQDEIGRLAHSFAIMRTAVADKIHEIEQQNIALKKLDEFKNNLLANTTHELKTPLNGIIGLTESLVGQIPQRYTKTLHNIINSGRRLSNLVNDILDAAKLKQKQIQLKAQPLNLRQIVDLDISISASLIGDKPVNLVNLVPDSICVQADQHRLQQILQNLIGNAIKFTDRGEIQILAQPRQHVIEVSVIDTGIGININDQQRIFDAFEQSESGANRSYSGTGLGLAITKHLVELHGGSIRVDSTPTKGSSFIFTLPISHESPKFQETALEPTVEFSQVLEPPQLNQGKEKDFVILAVDDEPINLDIILNHLANSSCQVVPAYSGKEALHNVKKNKPDLILLDVMMPQMDGYEVCNILREQYTSYDLPIIFLTARNQLSDLIYGFNVGGNDYLTKPFFKDELLARIKVQLELLIHRKRMKQLHQFSNNISQFKSHEEMVQATYELLVSDPLIEAAVTFFEGKVTSNTPSATGQLTQYPPSLDKEIELTEINSHLVSMYIKVSNFYALAATFPKSSSEEWLRTIVLQAHKSIEQIRRISSSPDNAIIHKHIVPCLKDILYIKVEKNYCILVKYNGQRVTEEILRIPFKQVLFYIEKDHLFQVHRSYAINPNKIQSISNNKLTIYLENDLEVPIAKKYLPDLKSHYPEKFTGAVLMT; encoded by the coding sequence ATGGCTCGCAAAACCTTCGACAATATAAAATTAAAAAGCAAGTTAATATTCACTTACTTAATCATAGGCATTGTTCCTTTTGTCGCTATATCTTTGTTAATGCTGAACTACTTCACAAAAAACTTAGAGCAACAAGCATTTAACCAGCTGCTTTCACTGCGCGACATAAAAAAATCGCAATTAACTGAGTACTTCGAACAGGTAAAAAATCAAACACAGTATTTCGTTGGCAGTATTGATAAAGAAAACATGAACACGACTAACACTCGTGTACTTCAGTACTTAATTGATTTTAGAGAAGATATAAAGCCTTTAGCAACTAATAATCAAAATGCATATACTATTCTACAAAAACTATACGTCACTGGAAGTGAAGACGAGCCAACAGATATTCAACTTAACCGCGATTACTATGACTATACCCATGAAGAAATACATCCTTTCTTAAAAACATTTGTTAATCAGTTTCATTTCGATAACCTCTATCTCGTTACTAGTAGTGGTAATATCGTCTATTCAGTGTTCAAAGAAACAAGCTTTGGTACCAACCTTATCAATGGCAAATATGCCAGCAGTAGTTTAGGTCAAGCATTTATACAAGTTAAAAATGCTGTAACAAATAACAGCGCAATGAGTCACAGTGTGTTTTTTTCCGATTTTGATCAAATTAACTCAAATATATCAGCTTTTATATCAATGCCACTTTATGAATATGGTAAGTTTCAAGGGGTCATTATCTTTCAACTACCCTTCAGCCATATTAACAATATTATGTCAACTCGCTCTGGGTTAGGTGAAACAGGTGAAACCTATCTTGTAGGTTCTGACCAACTGATGCGCTCTGAAGGTTATCGAGCACCACGCCAATACTCCATAAAATCAACTCTCGATAACCCTGCTTCCCCTCCAATAGCAACATTGCCTGTACAGACAGCACTCAAAGGAGAAGCTAATATATTAGTGACAACCTCCTATTTAGAGGATGAGGTACTGAGTGCTTATACACCTATTGATGTCTTTGGCTACCGTTGGGCATTAATAGCAGAGGTATCAACTAACGAAGCATTTGCAACGATCAATCAGTTACAACTATTGGCAGTCTTCATTGCTTTGGTCATTATCATTGCCATCATATTTATTGGTTATACCATTGCCAGCACTATTGCAAAACCTATTCTTACCCTAACAGACGCTGCAGAAAAAATTGCTGCTGGCAATTTACAACAAGCAATTGATATCCAACGTCAAGATGAAATCGGCCGATTAGCCCATAGCTTTGCTATCATGCGTACGGCAGTAGCCGATAAAATACATGAAATTGAACAGCAAAATATAGCGCTTAAAAAACTTGATGAATTTAAAAATAATCTATTAGCAAATACTACCCATGAATTAAAAACCCCTTTAAACGGCATTATTGGACTCACTGAGTCGTTAGTTGGTCAAATACCACAACGTTACACAAAGACTTTACATAATATCATCAACAGTGGTCGTCGATTATCAAACTTAGTCAATGATATTCTAGATGCAGCCAAACTTAAGCAAAAACAAATTCAACTAAAAGCTCAACCGTTAAACCTACGTCAAATCGTTGATTTAGATATTTCAATATCAGCCTCCTTAATTGGTGACAAACCAGTCAACCTGGTTAATCTAGTACCAGACTCAATATGCGTACAAGCAGACCAACATCGACTGCAACAAATACTGCAAAACCTGATTGGTAATGCCATCAAGTTTACTGATAGAGGTGAAATCCAAATCCTCGCTCAACCACGACAACATGTTATTGAAGTCAGTGTTATTGATACTGGTATTGGCATTAATATCAATGATCAACAGCGTATTTTTGATGCCTTTGAACAATCGGAGTCAGGTGCCAATCGAAGTTACAGCGGAACAGGTTTAGGCCTGGCGATTACAAAGCACCTAGTAGAACTCCATGGTGGAAGTATTCGAGTAGACTCAACTCCCACCAAAGGATCAAGTTTTATTTTTACATTACCCATTAGCCATGAATCCCCTAAGTTTCAGGAAACAGCGCTAGAACCTACAGTGGAGTTCAGTCAGGTACTAGAGCCACCTCAATTAAATCAAGGTAAAGAAAAAGACTTTGTCATTCTAGCCGTTGATGATGAACCCATTAACTTAGACATTATTTTAAACCATTTAGCCAATAGCAGTTGCCAAGTTGTCCCGGCCTATTCAGGTAAAGAAGCCCTTCATAACGTTAAAAAAAATAAACCAGACCTTATTCTATTAGACGTTATGATGCCACAAATGGATGGCTATGAAGTTTGTAATATATTACGTGAGCAATACACCAGTTATGATTTACCTATTATCTTCCTGACGGCTCGTAACCAGTTAAGCGACTTAATCTATGGTTTTAATGTAGGCGGTAATGACTATCTGACCAAGCCTTTTTTCAAAGATGAATTACTAGCACGGATTAAAGTTCAACTAGAGCTATTAATTCATCGTAAACGAATGAAACAGCTACATCAGTTCTCAAATAACATCAGCCAGTTTAAATCCCATGAAGAAATGGTGCAGGCAACATATGAACTTCTTGTGAGTGACCCTTTAATAGAAGCAGCCGTAACCTTTTTTGAAGGAAAAGTAACCAGCAATACCCCCTCTGCTACAGGCCAGTTGACTCAATATCCACCCTCATTAGATAAAGAAATAGAGCTGACTGAAATTAATAGCCACTTAGTTTCAATGTATATCAAAGTCTCTAACTTTTATGCTTTAGCTGCAACTTTCCCTAAGTCCTCTTCAGAAGAGTGGCTACGCACTATTGTATTACAAGCGCATAAAAGTATAGAGCAAATCCGGCGCATCAGCTCAAGTCCTGATAATGCTATTATTCACAAACATATTGTGCCGTGTCTTAAAGATATTCTGTATATCAAAGTTGAAAAAAATTATTGCATTCTTGTTAAATATAATGGCCAACGTGTCACTGAAGAAATACTGCGCATCCCATTCAAACAAGTACTTTTTTATATAGAAAAAGACCATCTTTTTCAGGTTCATCGTTCCTATGCTATCAATCCCAACAAAATACAATCTATAAGTAACAATAAACTCACTATTTACCTTGAAAATGATTTAGAGGTACCTATTGCTAAGAAGTATCTACCTGATCTTAAAAGCCACTATCCCGAAAAATTCACTGGCGCTGTACTAATGACTTAA
- the brnQ gene encoding branched-chain amino acid transport system II carrier protein, whose product MNHNASFKTIDIIAIGLMTFALFLGAGNLILPPGLGYDAGAELTPVMIGFLLTGVGLPLLGIVATAKMNGGLPTITKHLHAKVAFIIGLVIYLSIGPLFAAPRTAVVAYEMSVIPLAELTTEPNQYLWLYSIVYFSAVLLISLFPGRLMDSIGKVITPLLVVVLVLIAAGTFLNPQGELQSTTQIEGSPFSKGFTEGYLTLDTLASLVFGIVIVNSLRQRGITDSKQLTKYTLAAGFIAAVGLSLVYISLAYLGATSHGLMAEKINGAQMIGVYINQIYGHWGQVILAIAITLACFTTAVGLMTSCGEYFHECWPQVSYRTFVIICTALTALVANVGLSQLMTLAIPALLAIYPVAIGLILLCFISDRLSNPRLVNSLTLLAIFCVSLFDGLNAAGIEAIKPVHDVYQQLPFASQGLTWLIPGIAGFLIAVALAKLSTSSRLAPTS is encoded by the coding sequence ATGAATCATAACGCTAGTTTTAAAACAATTGATATTATTGCTATTGGGCTAATGACTTTTGCCCTATTTCTTGGTGCGGGCAATTTAATACTACCGCCAGGTTTAGGCTATGATGCGGGTGCTGAGCTAACACCTGTCATGATTGGTTTTTTGCTTACAGGGGTTGGGTTACCATTACTAGGTATTGTTGCCACTGCAAAAATGAATGGCGGCTTACCCACAATTACTAAGCACTTACATGCCAAAGTAGCCTTTATTATTGGGCTGGTTATTTACTTGTCGATCGGCCCATTGTTTGCGGCTCCAAGAACGGCAGTTGTGGCTTATGAGATGAGTGTCATTCCACTAGCTGAGTTAACAACTGAGCCTAACCAGTACCTCTGGTTGTATTCCATTGTTTACTTCAGTGCAGTGCTGTTAATTTCATTGTTCCCAGGTAGGCTGATGGACTCTATTGGTAAAGTCATTACCCCTCTATTAGTGGTTGTACTAGTACTGATTGCAGCTGGCACCTTCCTTAACCCACAAGGTGAACTACAATCAACTACTCAAATAGAAGGCTCTCCATTTAGTAAAGGCTTTACAGAAGGCTATCTAACCTTAGATACCTTAGCATCGTTGGTGTTTGGTATTGTCATTGTTAATAGCCTACGCCAGCGAGGCATTACTGATTCCAAGCAGCTAACAAAGTACACCTTGGCTGCCGGGTTTATTGCCGCAGTTGGTTTATCGTTAGTTTATATCAGCCTGGCATACCTGGGTGCTACCAGCCATGGCTTAATGGCTGAGAAAATAAATGGTGCTCAGATGATTGGTGTGTATATCAATCAAATTTATGGCCACTGGGGACAAGTCATTTTAGCCATTGCGATTACTTTAGCTTGCTTCACCACAGCCGTTGGATTAATGACCTCTTGTGGTGAATATTTTCATGAATGCTGGCCACAAGTGTCATACCGTACCTTTGTGATAATTTGTACAGCACTTACCGCGTTAGTAGCTAATGTTGGCCTTAGTCAGCTGATGACATTGGCTATCCCGGCATTACTCGCTATCTACCCCGTTGCGATTGGCTTAATACTGCTGTGCTTTATCAGCGACCGATTGTCAAACCCTCGCTTGGTGAATAGCCTGACCTTACTGGCCATTTTCTGTGTGAGCTTATTTGATGGTTTGAACGCTGCTGGTATTGAAGCCATTAAGCCAGTCCATGACGTATACCAGCAACTACCATTTGCCAGCCAGGGGCTTACTTGGTTAATTCCTGGTATTGCAGGCTTTTTAATTGCAGTGGCGCTAGCCAAGCTTTCAACCAGTAGCCGATTGGCTCCTACATCTTAA